In a single window of the Thermus amyloliquefaciens genome:
- a CDS encoding MarR family winged helix-turn-helix transcriptional regulator — MNGPPLTLVEELSRLGYALMRLLFARAKEVFAKEGVSPLQAEALRLVAEGVRLPSKLAEHLEVLPSQVSHLLASLEEAGLLERHPDPEDRRRVQLQLTPKGKAVQGRLQAAWLEAYRQHLSRLNTAELMAFRDLLKKLTEVERG, encoded by the coding sequence ATGAATGGTCCGCCCCTCACCCTGGTGGAGGAGCTTTCCCGGTTGGGCTATGCCCTCATGCGCCTCCTCTTCGCCCGGGCCAAGGAGGTCTTCGCTAAGGAAGGGGTGTCCCCCCTGCAGGCGGAGGCGCTCCGCCTGGTGGCCGAGGGGGTGCGGCTGCCCTCAAAGCTGGCCGAGCACCTGGAGGTCCTGCCCTCCCAGGTCTCCCACCTCCTGGCCTCCTTGGAAGAAGCCGGCCTCCTGGAGCGCCACCCCGACCCCGAGGACCGGCGGCGGGTCCAGCTCCAGCTCACCCCCAAGGGCAAGGCGGTGCAAGGACGGCTCCAGGCGGCCTGGCTGGAAGCCTACCGCCAGCACCTGAGCCGCCTGAACACCGCGGAGCTCATGGCCTTCCGCGACCTTTTGAAAAAGCTCACGGAGGTGGAGCGTGGCTAG
- a CDS encoding hemolysin family protein, which produces MDRPPSRWLFFLPFGTIALAQSQAPSPGDLFLLVLFLALSAFFSASETAFTTLYPWKVRELAETQGGPFRLLSQDITRFLTTILVGNNLVNIAATALVTDLATRAFGSVGVGVATGAMTFLILFFGEITPKSIAVHHAVPLAQVAAWPIYLLSLLLYPVGRFFSLVAGFFLRVLGLEPRDTPLVSEHELKLILAGAEESGTIEAQEEEMIHSILELEETPVREIMTPRVEMVAIEADATLEDFLHLFREHRYSRVPVYKESVDHIVGVAYAKDLLDYHCEEDLKGRTVVSIAHPPYFVPENMDAWTLLRELRRRKVHMAIVVDEFGGTAGLVTLEDVMEEIVGEIYDETDEPEDMAIRRLPDGSFSIQAQTPVDEVSEALGVELPEGEYDTLSGFLYERFGRIPGVGESVEWQGFRFVVESADQRRIERVRVERLVEHGEG; this is translated from the coding sequence ATGGACAGACCTCCCAGTCGGTGGCTCTTTTTCCTGCCCTTCGGCACCATAGCCCTGGCCCAGTCCCAAGCCCCAAGCCCTGGGGACCTTTTTCTTTTGGTCCTCTTCCTGGCCCTTTCCGCCTTCTTCTCCGCGAGCGAGACCGCCTTCACCACCCTCTACCCCTGGAAGGTGCGGGAGCTTGCGGAAACCCAAGGGGGGCCCTTCCGGCTCCTCTCCCAGGACATCACCCGCTTCCTCACCACCATCCTGGTGGGAAACAACCTGGTGAACATCGCCGCCACCGCCTTGGTGACGGACCTGGCCACCCGGGCCTTCGGCTCGGTGGGGGTGGGGGTGGCCACGGGGGCCATGACCTTCCTGATCCTCTTCTTTGGGGAGATCACCCCCAAGTCCATCGCCGTGCACCACGCCGTGCCCCTAGCCCAGGTGGCCGCCTGGCCCATCTACCTCCTCTCCCTCCTCCTCTACCCGGTGGGCCGGTTTTTCAGCCTGGTGGCGGGCTTCTTCCTGCGGGTGCTGGGCCTCGAGCCCCGGGATACCCCCTTGGTTTCGGAGCACGAGCTCAAGCTCATCCTGGCGGGGGCGGAGGAGTCGGGCACGATAGAAGCCCAGGAGGAGGAGATGATCCACTCCATCCTGGAGCTGGAGGAAACCCCCGTGCGGGAGATCATGACCCCCCGGGTGGAGATGGTGGCCATTGAGGCCGACGCCACCTTGGAGGACTTCCTCCACCTTTTCCGCGAGCACCGTTACAGCCGCGTTCCCGTCTACAAGGAGAGCGTGGACCACATCGTGGGGGTGGCCTACGCCAAGGACCTGCTGGATTACCACTGCGAGGAGGATCTCAAGGGACGCACCGTGGTCTCCATCGCCCACCCCCCCTACTTCGTCCCCGAGAACATGGATGCCTGGACCCTCCTTAGGGAGCTAAGGCGGCGGAAGGTGCACATGGCCATCGTGGTGGACGAGTTCGGGGGCACCGCGGGCCTGGTCACCCTGGAGGACGTGATGGAGGAGATCGTGGGGGAGATCTACGACGAGACGGACGAGCCGGAGGATATGGCCATCCGCAGGCTTCCCGACGGTTCCTTCTCCATCCAGGCCCAGACCCCCGTGGACGAGGTCTCCGAGGCCCTGGGGGTAGAGCTCCCCGAGGGGGAGTACGACACCCTTTCCGGTTTCCTCTACGAGCGGTTTGGCCGCATCCCCGGGGTGGGGGAGAGCGTGGAGTGGCAGGGGTTCCGTTTTGTGGTGGAAAGCGCGGACCAGCGCCGCATAGAAAGGGTGCGGGTGGAGAGGTTGGTGGAACATGGAGAGGGTTAG
- the cdd gene encoding cytidine deaminase, translating into MERVRAVLKAHVERAYAPYSGFPVVALVEAEGEEFLGVNVENASFPLSQCAERNAVAAMVLAGKRRIHRVHIYSPKGPVPPCGGCRQVLLEFSTPGTEVVMHGPEGYVVRTLEELLPLGFRL; encoded by the coding sequence ATGGAGAGGGTTAGGGCCGTCCTGAAGGCCCATGTGGAGCGGGCCTATGCCCCCTATTCCGGTTTTCCCGTGGTGGCCCTGGTGGAGGCGGAGGGGGAGGAGTTTTTGGGGGTCAACGTGGAAAACGCCTCCTTCCCCCTTTCCCAGTGTGCGGAAAGAAATGCGGTGGCGGCCATGGTCCTGGCGGGGAAGCGGCGCATCCACCGGGTGCACATCTATAGCCCCAAGGGGCCCGTTCCCCCGTGCGGGGGGTGCCGCCAGGTGCTCCTGGAGTTTTCCACCCCCGGGACCGAGGTGGTGATGCACGGGCCCGAGGGGTATGTGGTGCGGACCCTGGAGGAGCTTCTGCCCCTGGGCTTTAGGCTCTAA
- a CDS encoding dihydrodipicolinate synthase family protein codes for MILPPIPTPFDREGRLDAEAFRELAEALEPLVDGLLIYGSNGEGVHLTPEERAKGLRALRPRKPFLVGLMEETLPQAERALQEAQEAGALALLATPPRYYHASLGEGLVAYYQALAERMPVFLYHVPQNTKVDLPLAAVERLAQHPRIQGIKDSSGDLVRLAFYQAHLKDFRVFTGHAPTFLGALALGAEGGILAAANLAPRAYRALLEAFRAGRVAEAQAWQRKLFPLGSLLSQGGVPLLKQALRHLGLPAGYPRPPYPQESPLWPRFLPVLQTLEEEGWIL; via the coding sequence ATGATCCTTCCCCCCATCCCCACCCCCTTTGACCGGGAAGGCCGGCTGGATGCGGAGGCCTTTCGCGAGCTGGCGGAGGCCCTGGAACCCCTGGTGGACGGGCTCCTCATCTACGGCTCCAACGGGGAAGGCGTCCACCTGACCCCGGAGGAACGGGCCAAGGGGCTTCGGGCCCTTAGGCCCCGGAAACCCTTTCTGGTGGGGCTCATGGAGGAAACCCTACCCCAGGCGGAACGGGCCCTTCAGGAGGCCCAGGAAGCCGGCGCCCTGGCCCTCTTGGCCACCCCACCCCGGTACTACCACGCCAGCCTAGGGGAGGGACTGGTGGCGTACTACCAGGCCCTGGCGGAGAGGATGCCCGTTTTCCTTTACCACGTGCCCCAGAACACCAAGGTGGACCTCCCCCTTGCCGCGGTGGAGCGCTTGGCCCAGCACCCCAGGATCCAGGGCATCAAGGACTCCAGCGGGGACCTGGTGCGCCTGGCCTTTTACCAGGCCCACCTGAAGGACTTCCGGGTCTTCACCGGCCACGCCCCCACCTTCTTGGGGGCCTTGGCCTTGGGGGCGGAAGGGGGCATCCTGGCCGCGGCCAACCTGGCCCCCAGGGCCTACCGGGCCCTCTTGGAAGCCTTCCGGGCGGGGCGGGTGGCGGAAGCCCAGGCCTGGCAAAGAAAGCTCTTCCCCTTGGGGAGCCTCCTCTCCCAAGGAGGGGTACCCCTCCTCAAGCAGGCCCTCCGGCACCTGGGCCTTCCCGCCGGCTACCCAAGGCCCCCCTACCCCCAGGAAAGCCCCCTATGGCCCAGGTTCCTGCCCGTCTTGCAGACCCTCGAGGAAGAGGGGTGGATTTTATGA
- the sdaAB gene encoding L-serine ammonia-lyase, iron-sulfur-dependent subunit beta: MGLLDMIGPVMVGPSSSHTAGACRLALLARHLLGEKPRRVEFGLHGSFAKTGKGHGTHLALAAGVLGLKPDDERLKESLALAEKEGLEVVFREVELGDVHPNTVRMVLEGEKERLTVTGSSLGGGLVRIFDLEGFEVRITGAAPTLVIRNVDTPGVVARVARILADDDVNIAYLTVSRKKRGGEAMMSLEVDRPLSEVPLRYLEYLSYILWVRQIPPVMD; this comes from the coding sequence ATGGGTCTTCTGGACATGATCGGTCCGGTGATGGTGGGGCCCTCCTCCAGCCACACCGCCGGGGCCTGCCGCCTCGCCCTTCTGGCCCGCCACCTTTTGGGGGAGAAGCCCAGACGGGTGGAGTTTGGCCTGCACGGTTCCTTTGCCAAGACGGGAAAGGGCCACGGCACCCACTTGGCCCTGGCGGCAGGGGTCCTGGGCCTGAAGCCCGACGACGAAAGGCTTAAGGAAAGCCTGGCCCTGGCGGAGAAGGAGGGCCTCGAGGTGGTCTTTAGGGAGGTGGAACTGGGGGACGTGCACCCCAACACCGTGCGCATGGTTCTGGAGGGGGAGAAGGAGCGCCTCACCGTTACGGGGAGCTCCCTGGGAGGGGGGTTGGTGCGCATCTTTGACCTGGAGGGCTTTGAGGTGCGCATCACCGGGGCAGCCCCCACCCTGGTCATCCGCAACGTGGACACCCCGGGGGTGGTGGCCCGGGTGGCCCGGATCCTGGCCGATGACGACGTGAACATTGCCTACCTCACGGTAAGCCGCAAGAAGCGGGGTGGGGAGGCCATGATGAGCCTGGAGGTGGACCGCCCCCTTTCCGAGGTTCCCCTGAGGTACCTGGAGTACCTCTCCTACATCCTCTGGGTGCGGCAGATTCCCCCGGTTATGGACTAA
- a CDS encoding sensor histidine kinase: MSLRARLALVIALLAFLPNLVLALTLGLVGEGPWLPLVLWLLLIALVSAAVGYFLAQSLLRPLEELARALAYLSLKEGPVNELRLPAPKEPPPQEIALLRARFGELLQRLQRLMEAREAFYGALAHDLKTPLLSAIRALEYLERADHLGRERRVELLMALRRELSQAHLLVENLLALARLEAHTPQRETLNLRALAEDLLLRYREEAERRGLGLRVEGAGLARGERLLLERALANLLDNALRHARTQVRIRVEEGAMQVEDDGEGLPLPLEALAQPFRQGPGNRGSAGLGLYTAKRVAEAHGGRLLACKSPLGGGCLRLELPSAKEL; the protein is encoded by the coding sequence ATGAGTCTTAGGGCAAGGCTGGCCCTGGTCATCGCCCTTCTGGCCTTTCTGCCCAACCTGGTCCTGGCCCTCACCCTGGGCCTCGTGGGGGAAGGCCCATGGCTACCCTTGGTGCTCTGGCTTCTCCTCATCGCCCTGGTTTCCGCAGCCGTGGGGTATTTCCTGGCCCAAAGCCTCCTCAGGCCCTTGGAGGAGCTGGCCCGTGCCCTGGCCTACCTCTCCCTGAAGGAGGGGCCGGTGAACGAGCTCAGGTTGCCTGCCCCCAAGGAGCCCCCGCCCCAGGAGATCGCCCTTCTCCGCGCCCGCTTCGGGGAGCTCCTGCAACGCCTGCAACGCCTCATGGAGGCCAGGGAAGCCTTCTACGGCGCCCTGGCCCACGACCTTAAGACCCCCCTCCTCTCCGCCATCCGGGCCCTGGAGTACCTGGAAAGGGCCGACCACCTGGGGCGGGAAAGGCGGGTGGAGCTCCTTATGGCCCTAAGGCGGGAGCTTTCCCAGGCCCACCTCCTGGTGGAAAACCTCCTGGCCCTTGCCCGCCTCGAGGCCCACACCCCCCAGCGGGAGACCCTAAACCTAAGGGCCCTGGCCGAGGACCTCCTCCTGCGCTACCGGGAGGAGGCGGAAAGGCGGGGGCTTGGCCTGAGGGTGGAGGGGGCAGGCCTGGCCCGGGGGGAGCGGCTCCTTTTGGAAAGAGCCCTGGCCAACCTTCTGGATAACGCCCTCCGGCACGCCAGGACCCAGGTGCGCATCCGGGTGGAGGAGGGGGCCATGCAGGTGGAGGACGACGGGGAGGGGCTTCCCCTTCCCCTCGAGGCCCTGGCCCAGCCCTTCCGCCAGGGCCCTGGGAACCGGGGAAGCGCTGGGCTAGGCCTCTACACCGCCAAGCGGGTGGCCGAGGCCCACGGGGGGAGGCTTCTGGCCTGCAAAAGCCCCTTGGGGGGAGGGTGTTTGCGCCTGGAGCTTCCCTCCGCCAAGGAGCTTTAA
- the lepA gene encoding translation elongation factor 4, whose protein sequence is MRRMDGRRIRNFSIIAHVDHGKSTLADRILQLTHAVSEREMREQFLDSLELERERGITIKASAVRVEYRAKDGETYIFNLIDTPGHVDFTYEVSRALAAVEGVLLVVDASQGVEAETLAKFYMALEHGHVMIPVINKIDLPNARPLEVALEVEEVLGLPADEAIFASGKTGEGVEEVLEAIVKRIPPPKGDPEAPLKALIFDSLYDAYQGVIPYLRLFEGRVRPGDRIRIYSTGKEFTVDKVGIFTPQGLIPVEELTAGEVGWLVAAIRDIHDVQVGDTITHAHRPTDAPYPGFRPAKPVVFAGLYPVDSGDYGKLRDALEKLKLNDAALTFEPETSTALGFGFRCGFLGLLHAEIVQERLEREFGLELIATAPSVVYKVRLKNGEEMEVLNPADLPDPTRIEEILEPYVKLTVFTPEEYVGAIMQLVQEKRGRLVNMTYLPGETKRVELVYEVPFAEILYDFHDRLKSLSRGYASMDYEQIGYQPGDLMKVNILVHGEPVDALTFIAHREKAYTMARAMVDKLAEVIPRQLFEVPIQAAIGGKIIARATVKALRKDVLAKCYGGDVTRKKKLLEKQKEGKKRLKAIGKVEVPQEAFLAVLSAGRDES, encoded by the coding sequence ATGAGAAGGATGGATGGCAGGCGCATCCGCAACTTCTCCATCATCGCCCACGTGGACCACGGGAAGTCCACCCTGGCCGACCGCATCCTGCAGCTCACCCATGCGGTGAGCGAACGGGAGATGCGGGAGCAGTTTTTAGACTCCCTGGAGCTGGAACGGGAGCGGGGCATCACCATCAAGGCCAGCGCCGTACGGGTGGAGTACCGGGCCAAGGACGGGGAAACCTATATCTTCAACCTCATCGACACCCCCGGCCACGTGGACTTCACCTACGAGGTCTCCCGGGCCTTGGCGGCGGTGGAGGGGGTTCTTTTGGTGGTGGACGCCAGCCAAGGGGTGGAGGCGGAAACCCTGGCCAAGTTCTACATGGCCCTGGAGCACGGCCACGTGATGATCCCCGTGATCAACAAAATCGACCTGCCCAACGCCAGGCCCCTGGAGGTGGCCCTCGAGGTGGAGGAGGTCTTGGGCCTGCCCGCCGACGAGGCCATCTTCGCCTCGGGGAAGACGGGGGAAGGCGTGGAGGAGGTCCTGGAGGCCATCGTAAAGCGCATCCCGCCCCCCAAGGGCGACCCCGAGGCCCCCCTAAAGGCCCTCATCTTTGATTCCCTTTACGACGCCTACCAAGGGGTGATCCCTTACCTCCGCCTCTTCGAAGGAAGGGTGCGCCCGGGGGACCGGATCCGCATCTACTCCACCGGCAAGGAGTTCACCGTGGATAAGGTGGGGATCTTCACCCCCCAAGGGCTCATCCCCGTGGAGGAGCTCACCGCGGGGGAGGTGGGTTGGCTGGTGGCCGCCATCCGGGACATCCACGACGTCCAGGTGGGGGATACCATCACCCACGCCCATAGGCCCACGGACGCCCCCTACCCCGGCTTCCGCCCCGCCAAGCCCGTGGTCTTCGCCGGGCTCTACCCCGTGGACTCCGGGGACTACGGCAAGCTCCGGGACGCCCTGGAAAAGCTCAAGCTCAACGACGCCGCCCTTACCTTTGAGCCGGAGACCTCCACCGCCCTCGGCTTCGGCTTCCGCTGCGGCTTCCTGGGGCTTCTCCATGCGGAGATTGTGCAGGAGCGCCTGGAGCGGGAGTTTGGCCTGGAGCTCATCGCCACCGCCCCCAGCGTGGTCTACAAGGTCCGCCTGAAGAACGGGGAGGAGATGGAGGTCCTCAACCCCGCCGACCTCCCCGACCCCACCAGGATTGAGGAGATCCTCGAGCCCTACGTCAAGCTCACCGTCTTCACCCCCGAGGAGTACGTGGGGGCCATCATGCAACTCGTTCAGGAAAAGCGGGGTCGCTTGGTGAACATGACCTACCTTCCCGGGGAAACCAAGCGGGTGGAACTGGTCTACGAGGTGCCCTTTGCCGAGATCCTCTACGACTTCCACGATCGCCTGAAGAGCCTCTCCCGGGGGTATGCTTCCATGGATTACGAGCAGATCGGCTACCAGCCCGGGGACCTGATGAAGGTGAACATCCTGGTGCACGGGGAGCCCGTGGACGCCCTCACCTTCATCGCCCACCGGGAGAAGGCCTACACCATGGCCCGGGCCATGGTGGACAAGCTGGCGGAGGTCATCCCCCGGCAGCTCTTTGAGGTGCCCATCCAGGCGGCCATCGGGGGCAAGATCATCGCCCGGGCCACGGTGAAGGCCCTGCGGAAGGATGTGCTGGCCAAATGCTACGGTGGGGACGTGACCCGGAAGAAGAAGCTCCTGGAAAAGCAAAAGGAAGGGAAGAAGCGGCTCAAGGCCATCGGCAAGGTGGAGGTGCCCCAGGAGGCCTTCTTGGCGGTGCTCTCGGCGGGACGGGATGAGTCTTAG
- a CDS encoding acyl-CoA dehydrogenase family protein, whose protein sequence is MDLEKPIRELARRFARERILPEARRLDQEARFPWPLFREAAGLGFPVLLVPEELGGAGLGPRALVLVAEELAYACTGVAAALLLNNLVADALLLSGSPYARGFLPRLREEVASYALTEPHAGSDVAALRTRAEKVAGGYRLHGRKTWISHAPEASFFVVFAKVAEGREGIAAFLVERGEGVEVGPPLPKLGQKASPAAEVWLDGVWVPEEGLIAWEGFALAMRVFNRSRPMVAALAVGLLQRALDEALAYAAMREAFGKPLWEHEGVGFKLAEIHMDLEAARLLTLRAAEGAERGEENALEAATAKAFAADHAVRGVSEALQVFGGNGYSEEYPLAKLYRDAKVLQIYEGTSEIQRLIVLRELVRRRVWESR, encoded by the coding sequence TTGGACCTGGAAAAACCCATCCGGGAGCTGGCGCGGCGCTTTGCCCGGGAGCGGATCCTTCCCGAGGCCCGAAGGCTAGACCAGGAGGCCCGCTTTCCCTGGCCGCTTTTCCGCGAGGCGGCGGGGCTGGGCTTTCCCGTGCTGCTGGTCCCGGAGGAGCTGGGCGGGGCTGGGCTTGGGCCCAGGGCCTTGGTCCTGGTGGCGGAGGAGCTGGCCTATGCCTGCACCGGGGTGGCGGCGGCCTTGCTCCTCAACAACCTGGTGGCGGACGCCCTTCTCCTCTCGGGAAGCCCTTACGCCCGAGGTTTTCTGCCCCGGCTTAGGGAGGAGGTGGCCTCCTACGCCCTCACCGAGCCCCATGCGGGCTCGGATGTGGCCGCCCTCCGCACCCGGGCGGAGAAGGTGGCGGGGGGCTACCGCCTCCATGGGCGCAAAACCTGGATCAGCCACGCCCCAGAGGCCTCCTTTTTCGTGGTCTTCGCCAAGGTGGCGGAGGGGAGGGAGGGGATCGCCGCCTTCCTGGTGGAGCGGGGGGAGGGGGTGGAGGTGGGGCCTCCTTTGCCCAAGCTGGGACAGAAGGCCTCCCCCGCGGCGGAGGTGTGGCTGGATGGCGTCTGGGTGCCCGAGGAAGGGCTGATCGCCTGGGAGGGGTTTGCCCTGGCCATGCGGGTCTTCAACCGCTCCCGGCCCATGGTGGCCGCCTTGGCGGTGGGGCTTTTGCAGAGGGCTTTGGACGAGGCCCTGGCCTACGCCGCCATGCGGGAAGCCTTCGGCAAGCCCCTTTGGGAGCATGAGGGGGTGGGGTTCAAGCTGGCGGAGATCCACATGGACCTGGAGGCCGCCCGCCTCCTCACCCTAAGGGCCGCCGAGGGGGCGGAGCGGGGGGAGGAGAACGCCTTGGAAGCGGCCACGGCCAAGGCCTTTGCCGCGGACCATGCGGTGCGGGGGGTCTCGGAGGCCCTGCAGGTCTTCGGCGGCAACGGCTACAGCGAGGAGTACCCACTGGCCAAGCTCTACCGCGACGCCAAGGTGCTCCAGATCTACGAGGGGACCTCCGAGATCCAAAGGCTTATCGTCCTGCGGGAGCTGGTAAGGAGGAGGGTATGGGAGAGCCGGTGA
- a CDS encoding thiolase family protein codes for MGEPVILEAVRTPIGKRNGALRAWRPDALYAQVLDALLERTGIDPHLIGDVVTGCVTQVGEQGANVGRLAVLLSRLPKEVPAVTLNRMCGSSQQAVHFAAQAIAAHDLDFAIAGGVESMTRVPMFSDIGGGFHTLNPALFQKHELVHQGESAERIAERYGLCREELDEWGYLSHKRAARAIQEGRFRTQILPLEGVDGEGRPFLLDRDEGVRPDVDYGRMLALKPVFREDGVVTAGNSSQISDGAAALLLGDREKALALGLRPRARFRARVVVAGDPTLQLLEVIPATQKALERAGLSLKDMDVIEINEAFASVVLAFLREFNPDPERVNPNGGAIAHGHPLGATGAVLMTKLLHELERTGGEFGLQVMCIGHGQATATILQRI; via the coding sequence ATGGGAGAGCCGGTGATCCTCGAGGCGGTGCGCACCCCCATCGGCAAGCGCAACGGGGCCCTTAGGGCGTGGCGGCCCGACGCCCTTTACGCCCAGGTCTTGGACGCCCTCCTGGAGCGGACGGGCATAGACCCCCACCTCATCGGGGACGTGGTCACGGGGTGCGTGACCCAGGTGGGGGAGCAGGGGGCCAACGTGGGCAGGCTGGCCGTCCTCCTCTCCCGGCTCCCCAAGGAGGTGCCCGCGGTGACCCTGAACCGCATGTGCGGCTCCTCCCAGCAGGCGGTCCACTTCGCCGCCCAGGCCATCGCCGCCCATGACCTGGACTTCGCCATTGCCGGCGGGGTGGAGAGCATGACCCGGGTCCCCATGTTCTCCGACATCGGGGGCGGCTTCCACACCTTAAACCCCGCCCTCTTCCAGAAGCATGAGCTCGTCCACCAGGGGGAGAGCGCTGAGCGCATCGCCGAGCGCTACGGGCTTTGCCGGGAGGAGCTGGACGAGTGGGGGTATCTTTCCCACAAACGGGCGGCCCGGGCCATCCAGGAAGGCCGCTTCCGGACCCAGATCCTCCCCCTGGAGGGGGTGGATGGGGAGGGGAGGCCCTTCCTCCTGGACCGGGACGAGGGGGTTCGCCCCGACGTGGACTACGGGAGGATGCTGGCCCTAAAGCCCGTTTTCCGGGAGGACGGGGTGGTGACCGCGGGCAACTCCAGCCAGATCTCCGACGGGGCGGCGGCCCTCCTTTTGGGGGATCGGGAGAAGGCCTTGGCCCTGGGCCTCCGCCCCCGGGCCCGGTTCCGCGCCCGGGTGGTGGTGGCGGGGGACCCCACCCTGCAGCTTCTGGAGGTGATCCCCGCCACCCAAAAGGCCCTGGAACGGGCCGGGCTTTCCCTCAAGGACATGGACGTCATTGAGATCAATGAGGCCTTTGCCAGCGTGGTCCTGGCCTTCCTGCGGGAGTTTAACCCCGACCCGGAGAGGGTAAACCCCAACGGCGGGGCCATCGCCCACGGCCACCCCCTGGGGGCCACGGGAGCGGTGCTCATGACCAAGCTCCTCCACGAGCTGGAGCGCACCGGGGGGGAGTTTGGCCTGCAGGTGATGTGCATCGGCCACGGCCAGGCCACGGCCACCATCCTTCAGAGGATCTAG
- a CDS encoding 3-hydroxyacyl-CoA dehydrogenase — protein sequence MERSALVTGGASGLGRAAALALRDRGYRVVVLDLRRGEDTGLQYLEGDVTREEEARRAVEFAALQAPLFAVVNAAGIGLARKVLGRDGPHDLESFRRVVEVNLVGTFNVLRLAAWAMRENPPDLEGQRGVIVNTASVAAFEGQVGQAAYAASKGGVVGLTLPAARELAEWGIRVVTVAPGLFDTPLLQGLPEKAKASLAEQVPFPRRLGRPEEYALLVLHILENPMLNGEVIRLDGALRMAPR from the coding sequence ATGGAACGGAGCGCCTTGGTGACGGGAGGGGCCTCGGGGCTGGGGCGGGCCGCGGCCCTGGCCCTGAGGGATAGGGGCTACCGGGTGGTGGTCTTGGACCTCCGGCGGGGGGAGGATACGGGCCTCCAGTACCTGGAAGGGGATGTGACCCGGGAGGAGGAGGCCAGGCGGGCGGTGGAGTTCGCCGCCCTTCAGGCGCCCCTTTTCGCCGTGGTAAACGCGGCGGGCATCGGTTTGGCCCGCAAGGTCCTGGGCCGGGACGGCCCCCACGACCTGGAGAGCTTCCGCAGGGTGGTGGAGGTGAACCTGGTGGGCACCTTCAACGTCTTGCGCCTGGCGGCCTGGGCCATGCGGGAAAACCCGCCCGACCTCGAGGGCCAGCGGGGGGTCATCGTGAACACCGCCAGCGTGGCCGCCTTTGAGGGCCAGGTGGGCCAGGCGGCCTACGCCGCCAGCAAGGGGGGCGTGGTGGGCCTCACCCTTCCCGCCGCCCGGGAGCTGGCGGAGTGGGGGATCCGGGTGGTGACCGTGGCCCCGGGCCTCTTCGATACCCCCCTCCTTCAGGGCCTTCCGGAAAAGGCCAAGGCCTCTTTGGCGGAACAGGTGCCCTTTCCCAGGCGCCTAGGCAGGCCGGAGGAGTACGCCCTTTTGGTCCTGCACATCCTGGAAAACCCCATGCTCAACGGGGAGGTGATCCGCCTGGATGGCGCCTTGCGCATGGCCCCCCGGTAA
- a CDS encoding CoA transferase, with protein MAPCAWPPGKVLDLTRLLPGPLAGKLLGDLGLPVVKVEPPQGDPLKDWAPEVYRFLNGEKEVLTLDLKRGEDRERFLALVREAAVLLEANRPGVMERLGLGPEVLLEVNPRLVYARLRGYPHGADPGHDLTYLAEAGLLGRFPWRSFLFADLAGAYALALAVFKGLLLGGGVYEVALSEAVKAVAYPPIPFLDGSVLCYGVYPARRGQVALAALEPHFWARFCEEAGLPELFPAAFSPARPGLLPYERLRAFFQGRTAQEWEAWAKEKGVPLRAVRG; from the coding sequence ATGGCGCCTTGCGCATGGCCCCCCGGTAAGGTTCTGGACCTGACCCGGCTTCTTCCCGGGCCCTTGGCGGGGAAGCTGCTTGGGGATTTGGGTCTTCCCGTGGTCAAGGTGGAGCCTCCGCAAGGGGATCCCCTAAAGGACTGGGCCCCGGAGGTCTACCGCTTTTTGAACGGGGAAAAGGAGGTCCTGACCCTTGACCTGAAGAGGGGGGAGGATCGGGAGAGGTTCCTGGCCCTGGTGAGGGAGGCCGCCGTTCTCCTCGAGGCCAACCGCCCTGGGGTCATGGAGCGCTTGGGCCTCGGACCCGAGGTGCTCTTGGAGGTCAACCCCCGGCTGGTCTACGCCCGCCTGAGGGGCTATCCCCATGGCGCCGATCCCGGCCACGACCTCACGTACCTGGCCGAGGCCGGACTACTTGGACGTTTTCCCTGGAGATCCTTCCTGTTCGCCGACCTGGCCGGGGCCTATGCCCTGGCCCTGGCGGTCTTCAAGGGCCTTCTCCTGGGGGGCGGGGTTTATGAGGTGGCCCTCTCCGAGGCGGTGAAGGCCGTGGCCTATCCCCCGATTCCCTTTCTGGATGGCTCGGTGCTTTGCTATGGGGTTTACCCTGCCCGGCGGGGACAGGTGGCTTTGGCGGCCTTGGAGCCCCATTTTTGGGCCCGGTTTTGCGAGGAGGCGGGCCTACCAGAGCTATTTCCCGCGGCCTTCAGTCCCGCCAGGCCCGGCCTTTTGCCTTATGAGCGGCTACGGGCCTTCTTTCAAGGAAGGACCGCCCAAGAGTGGGAGGCCTGGGCCAAGGAGAAAGGGGTGCCCCTTCGGGCCGTGCGGGGCTAG